In Schaalia sp. JY-X169, the following are encoded in one genomic region:
- a CDS encoding ABC transporter permease, with protein MAPLSIAVIVLGLWWMLTTLRPVEAWVFPTPNAFFERLVTLLSQSWMWQRIAVTSGEAVIGAVFGTVVALPLAWGIFNNEFVRAGVEPFLGATQAIPAIAIAPLLVLWMGNGFTPIIVLCALITFFPVLVSTTVGLRQMDTDVLDAAALDGASGWAMIHSIEAPLAAPAILAGIRNGFALSVTGAIVGEMVMGGAGLGQVLTQQRHNLDTAGMFVTVFILATMAMILYGLIYSAERRARRDVSPSRHDRPRPESRTSA; from the coding sequence ATGGCGCCCCTAAGCATCGCCGTAATCGTGCTGGGGCTGTGGTGGATGCTCACAACTCTGCGACCGGTTGAAGCCTGGGTATTTCCTACCCCCAACGCCTTTTTCGAAAGGCTCGTGACCCTGCTGAGTCAGTCGTGGATGTGGCAAAGGATTGCGGTTACATCAGGCGAAGCTGTCATTGGGGCGGTATTTGGCACAGTCGTTGCTCTTCCCCTAGCCTGGGGGATCTTCAACAACGAGTTTGTCCGCGCTGGAGTTGAGCCATTTCTGGGAGCAACCCAGGCGATCCCGGCCATTGCCATCGCACCCCTTTTGGTCCTGTGGATGGGAAACGGGTTCACGCCGATTATCGTCCTTTGTGCACTGATCACGTTCTTTCCCGTCCTCGTCTCCACAACTGTCGGCTTGCGCCAGATGGATACCGACGTCCTCGATGCAGCGGCTCTCGATGGGGCATCGGGATGGGCCATGATCCACTCGATCGAGGCACCGTTGGCCGCCCCGGCAATACTGGCCGGTATTCGCAATGGATTCGCACTATCCGTCACCGGCGCGATTGTCGGTGAGATGGTGATGGGCGGGGCGGGACTCGGTCAGGTGCTAACGCAGCAGCGGCACAACCTCGACACCGCAGGAATGTTCGTCACTGTTTTCATCCTCGCCACTATGGCCATGATCCTTTACGGCCTCATCTACAGCGCGGAGCGTCGCGCACGCCGCGACGTTTCACCTTCACGACACGATCGCCCTCGACCAGAAAGCAGGACATCAGCATGA
- a CDS encoding ABC transporter substrate-binding protein translates to MTATATKRTSRSARLLTAASILLVSTMGLAGCAGSSTPQSGGTTAGEIPQSGLAGETVDLGVGGEGVTIGLTYVPSVQFAPVYVAGTDEIFRAAGIGASIRHHGGDEGLFTALMSGDEDVTVASGDEVLQARTMGMDLVSIGAYYHEYPVVVVAKEDSGISTIADLRGKKVGLPGEFGSNWFGLLAALQDANMTTGDITVVPIGYTQAASLASDQVDAIVGFVNSDVVQLQDLGVPITVVPLTEDPTPLVGASIVTTRKWLDANPKLAEGVVGAITAGADRVVANPQHALEVTALWDPALEDPQTRRGASAVLDATIPLWLDSEGVTSGLQNLETWAEMGTFLSGVLDEEIPKAEVEAAVTNDFAKK, encoded by the coding sequence ATGACCGCTACTGCAACCAAGAGAACGTCACGAAGCGCACGTCTGCTGACGGCTGCCAGCATCCTCCTTGTCTCGACAATGGGACTGGCAGGGTGTGCGGGCTCGTCGACACCCCAAAGCGGAGGTACGACCGCAGGCGAAATCCCGCAATCCGGCCTGGCGGGGGAGACCGTAGATCTGGGTGTCGGAGGAGAAGGAGTCACCATTGGGCTTACCTACGTTCCCAGTGTTCAGTTTGCGCCCGTTTACGTAGCGGGTACGGATGAGATCTTTCGCGCGGCTGGCATCGGGGCCTCCATTCGGCACCACGGAGGTGATGAGGGGCTCTTCACCGCTTTGATGTCGGGAGACGAGGACGTCACTGTTGCTAGTGGCGATGAGGTCCTCCAGGCCCGCACTATGGGGATGGATCTGGTTTCGATCGGTGCTTACTACCACGAGTACCCGGTTGTTGTCGTGGCTAAGGAAGACAGCGGAATTTCGACAATCGCTGACTTACGCGGCAAAAAAGTGGGATTGCCAGGTGAATTTGGCTCCAACTGGTTTGGACTCCTAGCGGCTCTCCAGGATGCAAACATGACCACGGGGGACATAACAGTGGTCCCCATTGGCTATACGCAAGCAGCATCTTTGGCATCGGACCAAGTGGACGCGATAGTTGGATTCGTGAATTCAGATGTGGTCCAGTTGCAGGATTTGGGAGTCCCAATCACGGTTGTCCCTCTCACCGAAGACCCCACACCGCTGGTTGGGGCATCAATCGTCACGACCCGTAAGTGGCTTGACGCCAATCCGAAGTTGGCCGAGGGCGTAGTCGGAGCTATCACCGCGGGTGCAGACCGAGTTGTGGCAAATCCTCAGCACGCACTTGAGGTGACAGCCCTGTGGGATCCGGCTTTGGAAGACCCACAAACACGACGGGGAGCCAGCGCTGTCCTGGACGCAACCATTCCGCTCTGGCTTGATTCCGAGGGCGTCACATCCGGCTTACAGAACCTTGAGACATGGGCAGAAATGGGCACCTTCCTGTCAGGTGTCCTGGACGAAGAGATTCCCAAAGCCGAGGTCGAGGCAGCCGTGACTAACGACTTCGCGAAGAAGTGA
- a CDS encoding phosphoribosyl-ATP diphosphatase codes for MTTFEDLFAELEVKAKDRPEGSGTVKELDAGVHAIGKKIVEEAAEVWMAAEYESKADLALEISQLLYHLQVMMVAKEVSLDDIYKYL; via the coding sequence ATGACCACTTTCGAAGATCTTTTTGCTGAACTAGAAGTCAAAGCCAAGGACCGCCCTGAGGGTTCCGGCACCGTCAAGGAGCTTGACGCGGGCGTGCATGCAATCGGTAAGAAGATAGTTGAGGAAGCTGCGGAAGTCTGGATGGCTGCTGAGTACGAATCAAAAGCAGACCTTGCCCTGGAAATCTCTCAGCTGCTTTACCATCTGCAGGTCATGATGGTTGCAAAAGAGGTTTCCCTCGACGATATCTACAAGTACCTGTGA
- the hisG gene encoding ATP phosphoribosyltransferase, translating to MLRIAVPNKGSLSESAVNLLAEAGYRTRRRGRELVLADAANDVEIFFLRPRDIAVYVGQGRIQAGITGRDLLLDSGTKATEMLGLGFGRSRFRFAAPIGTKSELADLQGARIAASYDLLVSGYLASHGINADVIHLDGAVESSVQLGVADAIADVVETGSTLKAAGLETFGPTILQSEAILITAPQHLSDPALQVLEQRLRGVIVARDHVLIDYNIRGDHLEAATALAPGLESPTVSTLAEADWKAVRVVVRRADMNQVMDSLLNVGAEGIIVTSLVASRLR from the coding sequence ATGTTGCGAATTGCAGTTCCCAATAAGGGATCCCTCTCTGAGTCAGCTGTCAACCTCTTGGCCGAGGCCGGGTACAGGACCAGGCGCAGGGGCAGGGAACTCGTCCTTGCCGACGCCGCGAACGACGTGGAGATCTTCTTCCTCCGGCCTCGCGATATTGCGGTGTATGTGGGTCAGGGGCGAATCCAAGCGGGGATTACGGGTCGTGACCTTCTGCTAGATTCCGGCACTAAGGCAACTGAGATGCTGGGACTTGGCTTCGGTCGCTCACGCTTCCGATTTGCTGCTCCCATTGGCACCAAGAGTGAACTCGCTGATCTTCAAGGGGCACGAATCGCTGCTTCTTACGACCTTCTGGTGAGCGGTTACCTCGCATCCCATGGGATAAACGCCGATGTGATTCACCTTGACGGAGCAGTCGAATCATCAGTGCAGTTAGGCGTTGCCGACGCCATAGCTGACGTTGTGGAGACAGGCTCGACACTCAAAGCTGCCGGACTAGAAACATTCGGCCCAACAATTCTTCAGTCGGAAGCAATCCTCATTACCGCGCCCCAGCATCTTTCCGATCCAGCACTTCAAGTGTTGGAGCAGAGGCTGCGCGGTGTCATCGTCGCTCGCGATCACGTACTCATTGACTACAACATTCGCGGCGACCACCTAGAGGCGGCCACAGCGTTGGCACCGGGTCTGGAATCGCCAACCGTTTCTACTCTGGCTGAGGCGGATTGGAAGGCAGTTCGGGTCGTTGTGCGCCGGGCTGACATGAACCAGGTCATGGACTCTCTGCTGAATGTCGGCGCTGAGGGCATCATCGTCACCTCCCTGGTTGCCTCTCGACTACGCTAG
- a CDS encoding YafY family protein, translating into MVQAKVQAPLRILNLALNLLNTREGLGRVQLMTVVRGYGATDSASAQRVFERDIEHLRRMGLAVDVQDRFDAATYRISASSLPAQGTILTDREVALLLRAVDAWSDGSGEMEALRNKLRGFSETVLAPQQSSTRFSLESANGLEIVQGAIEQARPVAFDYLSQKGASQRCVAPWRVIVRGRALYLWGFDLDAWEPRLFRFSRFLTIPAFAAPPDSTPSQGPLQEVAFAPDFFLIQPVMLVRHGSSPITSAHSTPLPEVDSAEAGSTAAMPAPEDTGMWRRRVGEREDAHIWEERLLREARDVRVLEPSWLAELIETRLRSAAAWRDEDRA; encoded by the coding sequence GTGGTTCAAGCAAAAGTTCAGGCGCCCCTACGTATCCTGAATCTTGCGCTCAATCTTCTGAACACTCGTGAGGGCCTAGGCCGTGTCCAACTCATGACCGTGGTGAGGGGATACGGCGCAACGGACTCAGCCAGTGCCCAGCGCGTGTTTGAGAGGGATATTGAACACTTGCGACGGATGGGTTTGGCCGTCGATGTTCAAGACCGCTTTGACGCTGCTACCTACCGTATTTCAGCTTCATCGCTACCGGCACAAGGAACGATCTTGACGGACCGCGAGGTCGCGTTGCTCCTGCGGGCAGTGGATGCGTGGAGTGATGGAAGCGGCGAAATGGAAGCCCTGCGCAACAAGCTGCGCGGATTCTCAGAAACCGTCCTCGCGCCCCAGCAGAGCAGCACGCGCTTCAGCCTGGAATCTGCCAACGGCCTCGAAATTGTTCAAGGAGCAATTGAGCAGGCACGGCCCGTTGCCTTTGACTATCTGTCCCAAAAGGGGGCATCCCAGCGCTGCGTTGCGCCCTGGAGAGTCATTGTTCGTGGTCGTGCGCTCTACCTATGGGGATTTGATCTGGACGCTTGGGAGCCAAGACTCTTCAGATTCTCCCGGTTCCTCACCATCCCTGCATTTGCGGCTCCCCCTGACTCAACACCGTCACAAGGTCCCCTTCAAGAGGTGGCTTTCGCCCCGGATTTCTTCTTGATTCAGCCTGTGATGTTGGTGAGACACGGTAGCTCTCCCATCACAAGTGCCCACTCAACCCCACTTCCAGAGGTGGATTCTGCCGAGGCTGGGTCCACGGCTGCAATGCCAGCACCGGAAGACACCGGCATGTGGCGACGGCGCGTGGGGGAGCGGGAGGATGCGCACATATGGGAGGAGCGCCTGCTCCGAGAAGCACGTGATGTCCGCGTCCTTGAACCCTCTTGGCTTGCTGAGCTTATCGAGACTCGGCTGAGATCAGCGGCCGCCTGGAGGGACGAAGACCGTGCCTGA
- a CDS encoding YafY family protein: MPEPSTTILARLISMVRIIDAQPGISVTELAQFFGRPEKRIRADIDLLDNAGIGDLLPGRTFEIDYDLYTEQGLLTLRSQLNLSAPLPITEKEFARLVTALQAMAPTLTESEQQILPQTLSTLLAARSRMQATTADGDALANLTPAISEVTREKVAEVQRALTDCTAIVFDYVNGAGRHSHRTVSPSALVLERDGWVMTGYCHTAESERTFRLDRTTNLAVVQTAFTPPVDATSSGQGMESGEPGEAVIVTLDPGAAWALRESPATIVEEGRAGALTATYRVWDPTWMRTELLALAPYVEDVSPHHYLEEAAVYARQALEEPLQGEDTGNA; the protein is encoded by the coding sequence GTGCCTGAACCCAGTACGACCATCCTTGCCCGCCTCATCTCTATGGTGCGCATCATCGATGCCCAGCCAGGCATTTCCGTCACCGAACTTGCGCAGTTCTTCGGCCGACCAGAGAAGCGCATACGGGCCGACATAGATCTTCTTGATAATGCCGGCATTGGGGATCTGCTCCCGGGAAGAACGTTTGAAATTGACTATGACCTCTACACCGAGCAGGGCCTCCTCACGCTGCGTTCACAACTGAATCTCTCCGCTCCTCTGCCGATTACGGAAAAAGAGTTTGCGCGCCTAGTTACCGCTCTCCAAGCAATGGCTCCAACCCTTACTGAATCTGAGCAACAGATACTGCCACAGACTCTGTCTACGCTCTTAGCAGCTCGTAGTCGCATGCAGGCGACCACCGCCGATGGGGATGCTCTCGCCAATCTCACACCCGCTATCTCGGAAGTAACAAGGGAGAAGGTTGCAGAGGTGCAAAGGGCTCTCACAGATTGCACCGCAATTGTTTTCGATTACGTCAATGGTGCGGGGAGGCACTCCCACCGAACTGTCTCCCCATCCGCCCTCGTCCTCGAAAGAGACGGCTGGGTGATGACAGGATACTGTCACACAGCAGAGTCAGAACGAACGTTTAGGCTCGACCGAACGACCAATCTCGCGGTTGTCCAAACGGCCTTTACACCGCCGGTTGACGCAACGTCTTCGGGCCAGGGAATGGAATCCGGGGAACCGGGCGAAGCTGTCATAGTCACCCTTGACCCAGGAGCCGCGTGGGCTCTTCGAGAGTCGCCGGCCACGATTGTAGAAGAAGGCCGCGCCGGAGCATTGACTGCTACATACCGGGTGTGGGATCCAACCTGGATGCGCACGGAGCTCCTGGCGCTAGCACCCTATGTGGAGGACGTCTCCCCACACCACTACCTAGAAGAGGCCGCCGTTTACGCGCGACAAGCACTCGAAGAGCCATTGCAAGGAGAGGACACAGGTAATGCCTGA
- a CDS encoding RNA helicase, with protein sequence MPEQEEVLSAADRMAQFRRHMVVQESGLEQYLSSLHFSPDPFQVEALEHLALGSSVLVCAPTGAGKTVVGEGATYLARARGKQVYYTTPIKALSNQKLRDFRDRFGDDEVGLLTGDTAINPDAPIIVMTTEVLRNMIYAGKDLRDLGVVVMDEVHYLSDRFRGPVWEEILIQLPEHVLIVALSATLSNAREFGRWVEDVRGSCEVVISDDRPVPLYQHMMVGPRIYDLYARPKQAAAGKGTRAINPDLQAAISQIQERSPGPYGGRGRPSRRRRVPVSRYRMLESLQQKRLLPAIVFVFSRAGCEDAANDAATFGLQLTTSSERLAIREEVEQTLSSIPIEDHGALNLHQWGHTLEEGVAAHHAGLLPQQKEAVERLFGRGLIKAVFATETLALGINMPARTVVIESLEKWDGSEHVRLTPREYTQLTGRAGRRGIDIEGHALVIERGVVTPEEVVELSSGRSYPLHSAFHPNYNMAVNLLSRLDLEDATEILESSFAQFQTDASVVKDAQRLRRANNRLDEAAAKLHCDHGDAAEYFGLREQVTTLQKRAAKASRDGRAQQQGRILAELKVGDVVRFKKGRRLRSAVVVQAPTSGFATPLARVVGEDGKPGSVGPREAEGGLEVLGRMPVPDRGAKRPKDRAELAAALRNADFTRAHTRSRGRDDAKVSKMLDEAAVLEERIRKHPVHSCPDRESHAGIGHEYARLLRERNALAKKINDRSSEIVDEFKAVCSVLRSLGFLDGNHVTQRGQRLRRIFGERDLLVAQVIAENAWAGLKPEELAAIVSAIVYEPRGEDGVSAVPANFPTAGLETAWSTTMDVFNQVHGAEVRANHEVTKPPAGQLLDAMYRWSKGSSLATILEKTELSGGDFVRWVRQVLDMLDQLRRLEDPEIRTAATKARSKLLHGVVAWTEFS encoded by the coding sequence ATGCCTGAACAAGAAGAGGTACTCAGCGCTGCGGACCGCATGGCGCAGTTCCGACGCCACATGGTTGTTCAGGAATCCGGCCTCGAGCAGTACCTGTCATCCCTGCATTTCTCCCCAGACCCATTCCAGGTTGAGGCATTAGAACACTTAGCCTTGGGTTCTTCCGTCCTCGTTTGTGCCCCTACCGGAGCAGGCAAGACCGTCGTCGGTGAGGGGGCAACATACCTTGCTAGGGCCCGCGGCAAGCAGGTCTACTACACGACGCCCATCAAGGCGCTCTCCAATCAGAAGCTGCGCGACTTTCGTGACCGCTTCGGCGACGACGAGGTCGGTCTACTCACCGGCGACACCGCCATCAACCCGGACGCGCCAATCATCGTCATGACAACCGAAGTGCTTCGCAACATGATCTACGCGGGCAAGGATCTTCGTGACCTGGGCGTGGTAGTCATGGATGAGGTTCACTACCTTTCAGACCGCTTCCGTGGCCCGGTGTGGGAAGAAATCCTCATTCAGCTACCCGAGCACGTCCTCATCGTGGCGCTGTCCGCCACACTGTCGAACGCGCGGGAATTTGGCCGTTGGGTCGAGGACGTGCGGGGCTCCTGCGAAGTTGTGATCTCTGATGACCGCCCCGTTCCCCTCTACCAGCACATGATGGTGGGGCCGCGCATATATGACCTCTACGCACGACCAAAACAGGCGGCCGCGGGGAAGGGGACACGCGCAATCAACCCCGACCTGCAAGCCGCAATAAGTCAGATCCAAGAACGAAGCCCCGGTCCCTACGGCGGACGAGGACGACCGTCGCGGCGCAGACGCGTTCCCGTTTCCCGGTACCGCATGCTCGAATCACTACAGCAAAAGAGGTTGCTACCGGCGATCGTCTTCGTTTTCTCTCGTGCGGGATGCGAGGACGCCGCAAATGACGCAGCAACCTTTGGACTGCAGCTAACCACCTCCAGTGAGCGCTTGGCGATCAGGGAAGAAGTTGAACAGACGCTCTCAAGCATCCCCATTGAAGACCATGGTGCCCTTAACCTGCACCAGTGGGGTCATACCCTGGAGGAGGGCGTTGCTGCCCACCACGCCGGACTCTTACCACAGCAGAAGGAAGCTGTTGAAAGACTCTTCGGGAGAGGTCTCATCAAGGCCGTGTTTGCAACCGAAACACTGGCTCTAGGCATTAACATGCCCGCACGCACCGTGGTAATCGAGTCTTTAGAGAAGTGGGATGGAAGCGAGCACGTGCGCCTCACTCCGCGTGAGTACACCCAGCTAACAGGACGAGCGGGACGGCGAGGAATCGACATCGAGGGGCACGCCCTCGTCATTGAGCGCGGTGTCGTCACACCCGAGGAAGTTGTTGAGCTTTCTTCCGGGCGGTCCTACCCCCTCCATAGCGCTTTTCACCCCAACTACAACATGGCCGTCAATCTTCTGTCTCGACTTGATCTTGAAGACGCAACCGAGATCCTTGAGTCATCGTTCGCCCAGTTCCAAACGGACGCCTCAGTCGTCAAGGACGCCCAGAGGCTACGGCGAGCTAACAATCGCCTGGATGAGGCAGCCGCAAAGCTTCACTGCGATCACGGTGATGCGGCGGAGTATTTTGGGCTTCGTGAACAGGTGACGACGCTGCAGAAACGTGCGGCAAAGGCATCAAGGGACGGTCGCGCTCAGCAGCAGGGACGGATCCTCGCAGAGCTTAAGGTTGGCGATGTAGTGCGGTTCAAGAAGGGACGCAGACTTCGTAGCGCAGTCGTTGTACAGGCTCCAACATCAGGGTTTGCGACTCCGCTTGCACGAGTGGTTGGTGAGGACGGAAAACCTGGGTCTGTGGGCCCACGCGAGGCCGAGGGTGGCTTGGAAGTCCTGGGGCGCATGCCGGTTCCGGATAGGGGAGCGAAGCGTCCCAAAGACCGCGCAGAGCTTGCTGCAGCATTGCGCAACGCAGACTTTACACGTGCCCACACACGCAGCCGAGGCCGTGATGATGCCAAGGTGTCAAAAATGCTCGATGAGGCTGCCGTCCTCGAAGAGAGAATCCGCAAGCATCCAGTTCACAGTTGCCCAGATCGGGAAAGTCATGCGGGCATTGGACATGAGTACGCGAGGCTTCTGCGGGAGCGAAATGCACTCGCAAAGAAAATCAATGACCGCAGCTCAGAGATTGTCGACGAATTCAAAGCGGTTTGCTCCGTCCTTCGTAGTCTTGGCTTCCTGGACGGTAACCATGTGACGCAACGCGGACAAAGATTGCGACGCATCTTTGGAGAGCGTGACCTGCTGGTAGCGCAGGTCATCGCCGAGAATGCCTGGGCTGGCTTGAAACCGGAGGAGCTGGCGGCAATCGTCAGTGCAATCGTCTATGAGCCACGGGGCGAGGACGGAGTATCAGCCGTTCCTGCAAACTTCCCAACCGCAGGACTAGAGACAGCTTGGTCTACCACCATGGACGTTTTCAATCAGGTTCACGGCGCGGAAGTCCGAGCAAACCATGAAGTCACAAAGCCACCTGCCGGACAGCTGCTCGATGCCATGTACCGCTGGTCAAAGGGTTCATCACTA